The Lycium barbarum isolate Lr01 chromosome 11, ASM1917538v2, whole genome shotgun sequence genome contains the following window.
ttaagggactatttttaaccaaccctcatagttaagagaccattttgtcaacttatggcaaacttaaaggaccaaaaccgttaagtgcatagttaagggactattttaaacctactctcatagttaaaggaccatttttgttaacttataacaaacttaaaggactaaaaccgttaaatgcatagttaagggactattttgaacctactatcatagttaagggaccatttttgtccttttctcaaACATTTTCCAAGACATTTTTTACCAATCCTCCACGCCAAACACATCCTAAGTCTCTTAGTTTTCTTAAAGGAAGATGTGGAGGTTCCGTCAGAAATTCATGAGGTGTACAAGTGCATCCTTCAGTATAATCCCATTAACAATGCCAACAAACTATTCCCTCAATATAATCACTTGGTGCATCTATAACCCCTTTATCCTGTTCATGATTCAAACCTCTAAAGGCTGTGCAACACGTTACAGAACAGTAAGACATTAACGGAAATAATTATCATATCCTCTAAAAATCAGAGTTTTCCCAATTCAAAAGTATACCGCACATCAAAGTAGAGCTAACTCCTGCTTTTCAATTACTAGAGTGCCAGAGGCGGATGGAGCTTTTGAACAATGGATACTGAACCAATATTTTCAACACGGAACATAATATATACGTAAAAAGAAGCACTAAAATTCAACAAATATTAAATTCCAAACTCAATTTTAAAGTACGATGAGTTTAGTGCTAAAACATTACTCATTGAATTCATAAAGTTTAAATCCTGAATCCACCACTGCTACACGTTCTACGTTGTGTAGGTTGGAGCTTGCTCAGACCAGGACCAACCCGTCAATTGTGTTTAAAAAGACAATtgatttcaaagatgaaaaggtACAGAGCTGTACATGCATGAGCTGATGAATGAATGCATGCATGTATCAGAGCTTCTTTTACCTCACCAACTTTAAGTTCCAAATATTGAAAACTTGAGATCTTAAATCTTCTAATAAAACTATGCTCCTTGTTTTTTTACATGCTTTCTCTTCAATTGACTATGACTCAGTACCCAGAACCTTAGTTCTATTCAGCGAGCCATTTCTAGCTTTCTCAAGGACCTCGGTTTTTCCTGAAGCACAAGCAACCCTGCCGTTGATCAACAGGGATCATCCCACCTCCCTTTgatgtgtcaattgtttccaacAAGGATACCACTTCATCCATTTCTGGCCGTTTGTCAGGGCTAGCATCCCAACACCGCTTCATTACATTTGCCAAAGAACTAGGGCAACAACGAGGTATCTCGGGCCTCAAATTCTGCAAATTCATAGCACAGTTGTGACTTTCAACGAACAAAGATGTGTATTCTTAAGCTATAGGATACTTTACTTCAGAATACATATTTGTACCTGTCGGACAACTGCTGTTGTCACTTCTGAGAAGCTCAGATCTGGATATGGCATGTCACAGCAATATATCTCCCAGAGGCAAATGCCAAAGCTATATACATCACACTTCCGGTTATAGGGGTTGCCATTAAGAACCTGTCTTGTATTACCAGAATTAGAAAGTGGGAGGCAACATATATTTCATTAGGATTCATAAGTCAAGCACATACCTCAGGTGCCATGTAACCTAGGGTTCCAGTCTCACCGGTCATATCATTAGGATTTGAAGCTTCAACACGAGCAACACCAAAATCTGCTATTTTTAGAGTACGATTCCTGTCAAGAAGCATGTTCTCTGTTTTGACATCCCTATGGACGATCTTCTCAGAATGAAGATAACTTAACCTGAGAATGGATTTTAACATGTCAAACACAGCAATGCTGTTAAGAAATATGAAAGAAGTGGAGTATAAGCATTATGAAATTTCACCCCCGTGCTAGATCCAGCGCCAGTTGGACCACAACTTTGAAGGCCAACTTCCTCCTATGGCTCTTGATGAGAAATGATTTGAGAGTACCCCCAGGAAGGTATTCAACCACCACACAACAAAGGTTCCGTGGAATGCCAATGAAACCAGTCTCAGTCTGTATGTTAAGATCTGGTGTGCCCATTGCAGCTCCTATAAACTACAAGACGATTAGCCATTAGATATTTTTAATATTCTTGCAAGTGGAACACTTTATGCTCCAGAAAAAGACTTCCAAAGCATCGAACTAAAGATCCCATGCCACTTTTACACATCTATATCGAAACTAAATTGCTGAGTAGAGCATGACACAAAATTATTCAGAAAGGCACCGACGCTGCATTTGGACGAAATGAAGGTTTTTCAGGG
Protein-coding sequences here:
- the LOC132617358 gene encoding serine/threonine-protein kinase STY13-like; this translates as MEGSGEVGFVRADRIDLKSLDEQLQRHLSRAWTMDKQKSNSKEEETGENNKDREIPVKHAWEIDPSKLIIKTVIARGTFGTVHRGIYDGLDVAVKLLDWGEEGQRSQAEVSSIRAAFAQEVSVWHKLNHPNVTKFIGAAMGTPDLNIQTETGFIGIPRNLCCVVVEYLPGGTLKSFLIKSHRRKLAFKVVVQLALDLARGLSYLHSEKIVHRDVKTENMLLDRNRTLKIADFGVARVEASNPNDMTGETGTLGYMAPEVLNGNPYNRKCDVYSFGICLWEIYCCDMPYPDLSFSEVTTAVVRQNLRPEIPRCCPSSLANVMKRCWDASPDKRPEMDEVVSLLETIDTSKGGGMIPVDQRQGCLCFRKNRGP